One genomic region from Pseudanabaena sp. FACHB-2040 encodes:
- the metK gene encoding methionine adenosyltransferase → MSSRFLFTSESVTEGHPDKICDQISDTILDALLTADPNSRVAAEVVVNTGLVLVTGEISTRAHVNYTALVRRKIAEIGYIDPTNNGFSSDSCAVMICLDEQSRDIAQGVDQAQETREESSDEALDAIGAGDQGIMFGFACNETPELMPLPISLAHRISRRLASVRKTGQLPYLRPDGKTQVTIAYEGGKPVGVDTVLVSTQHTASIGDITDEADVQAKIKADLWQHVVLPVFDDLSVKPDESTRFLVNPTGKFVIGGPQGDSGLTGRKIIVDTYGGYSRHGGGAFSGKDPTKVDRSAAYACRYAAKNIVAAGLAEKCEVQLSYAIGVARPVSIYVDTFGTGKIPDEHLLQLITDHFELRPAGIIATFNLQKLPQERGGRFYQEVAAYGHLGRTDLDLPWEKTDKAVLLQQAAEALLAVPGV, encoded by the coding sequence TTGTCTAGTCGCTTTTTGTTTACCTCGGAGTCGGTCACGGAAGGTCACCCCGACAAGATCTGTGATCAAATTTCTGACACGATTCTAGATGCCCTCTTGACGGCAGACCCAAACAGTCGGGTTGCAGCAGAAGTGGTGGTGAACACCGGGTTGGTTCTAGTTACCGGAGAAATCTCTACCCGCGCCCACGTCAACTACACAGCTTTAGTCCGGCGCAAAATTGCTGAGATTGGCTATATTGACCCCACCAACAACGGCTTCTCGTCGGACAGTTGTGCCGTCATGATTTGCCTGGATGAGCAGTCTCGGGACATTGCCCAGGGAGTTGACCAGGCTCAGGAAACCCGTGAAGAGTCGAGCGATGAAGCCCTTGACGCGATTGGGGCTGGGGATCAAGGCATCATGTTTGGCTTTGCCTGCAATGAGACGCCAGAACTGATGCCCCTACCCATTAGTTTGGCGCACCGCATTTCTCGTCGGCTAGCCAGCGTGCGTAAAACGGGTCAGTTGCCCTACCTGCGGCCAGACGGCAAAACTCAGGTGACCATTGCCTATGAGGGGGGCAAGCCCGTTGGGGTTGACACCGTTTTAGTATCGACTCAACACACGGCCTCCATTGGCGACATTACTGATGAGGCTGATGTGCAGGCCAAAATCAAGGCTGACCTTTGGCAGCACGTGGTCTTGCCAGTCTTTGATGACCTCAGTGTTAAGCCCGATGAGAGCACTCGCTTTCTGGTAAACCCCACGGGTAAATTTGTGATTGGCGGACCTCAGGGGGACTCGGGTCTGACTGGGCGCAAAATCATTGTTGATACCTACGGCGGCTACTCTCGCCACGGGGGCGGGGCTTTTTCTGGTAAAGACCCTACTAAGGTGGACCGCAGTGCTGCCTATGCCTGTCGTTATGCCGCTAAAAACATCGTGGCAGCAGGTCTGGCCGAGAAATGCGAGGTGCAGCTCAGCTACGCCATTGGGGTGGCTCGCCCAGTCAGTATCTATGTAGATACCTTCGGCACGGGAAAAATTCCCGACGAGCATTTGCTTCAGCTCATTACCGATCACTTTGAGCTGCGGCCTGCGGGCATTATTGCGACTTTCAACCTGCAGAAGCTGCCCCAGGAAAGGGGAGGACGCTTTTACCAGGAGGTAGCAGCCTATGGCCACCTCGGTCGAACTGACCTAGACTTGCCCTGGGAGAAAACAGACAAAGCCGTACTACTGCAGCAGGCAGCCGAAGCTCTGTTAGCTGTTCCGGGCGTTTAG
- a CDS encoding DUF1802 family protein produces MGEISQALKEWAVVVEALLAGEQVLLLRKGGIREEKGRFAVKADQVLLFPTYEHQQPDLVKTPYQQRVQPLASDPLSAVPLSGWAEITHSLPLEHEGQVLALDAFHIWNQRFVQERWTWKPSSPLYLLLLRSHRLPEPYSLSQRPEYGGCRSWISLAETVSTAGSTPILSEAAYQVKVEAILKALEA; encoded by the coding sequence ATGGGGGAGATCTCCCAGGCACTAAAAGAGTGGGCCGTAGTCGTAGAAGCGCTTTTGGCAGGCGAACAGGTTTTGCTGCTGCGCAAAGGAGGCATTCGTGAAGAGAAAGGGCGATTTGCGGTAAAAGCCGATCAGGTTTTGCTCTTTCCCACCTACGAGCACCAGCAGCCTGATTTGGTCAAAACGCCCTATCAGCAGCGGGTTCAACCGCTGGCTTCAGATCCACTGTCAGCGGTGCCTCTTTCCGGCTGGGCTGAGATTACCCATAGCCTGCCTCTAGAGCATGAGGGCCAAGTCTTGGCCCTAGATGCCTTTCACATTTGGAATCAGCGGTTTGTGCAGGAGCGGTGGACCTGGAAGCCGAGTAGCCCCCTGTATCTGCTGCTGCTGCGATCGCATCGCCTACCCGAGCCTTACTCCCTATCGCAGCGCCCCGAATACGGCGGCTGCCGCTCCTGGATCTCCTTAGCCGAAACGGTTTCTACCGCAGGCAGCACCCCTATTCTGTCGGAAGCGGCTTACCAAGTTAAGGTAGAGGCGATTCTAAAGGCCCTTGAGGCTTAG
- a CDS encoding 1-acyl-sn-glycerol-3-phosphate acyltransferase, protein MVNSPTRAQPPLDFIPPALDVKVLTLARWVAPRWMGWRERITQVEAVHVERLVELYQDFQQGRARFLIAFRHPSPADSFALARLLWDQVPHTAKRMGVRLVEPVHSHFIYDRGIPLWAGQGVGWLYSRLGGTPIQRGKVDRQGLRSARDLFANGQFPLAAAPEGGNNGHSEIVSPLEPGIAQLGFWCVEDMLKAQRTEQVFLLPVGIAYRYLTPPWEAVEHLLTTLEQESGVSGATSAQQGAVAKRQRSHSVALEPMQQLYPRLYRLGEHLLALMEAYYRDFYGYSFEGQPKAAPELPEAQAMLTARLQTLLNAALQVAESYFQLTARGTVIERCRRIEQAGWDRIYRGELAAGQSLSAVELGLADRIAEEACLRMWHMRLVENFVAVTGNYVREKATVERFAETLLLLRDTIFMIEGKNPFPRPRLADQKVLLTVGTPLLVSNRWPAYQTSRRQAVSQLTQELQIALQSLIPAS, encoded by the coding sequence TTGGTCAATTCCCCTACTCGTGCTCAACCTCCTCTAGATTTCATTCCTCCCGCCCTAGATGTCAAGGTATTAACCCTGGCACGCTGGGTGGCCCCAAGATGGATGGGTTGGCGTGAACGCATTACGCAGGTTGAAGCAGTTCATGTGGAGCGTCTTGTCGAACTTTACCAAGACTTCCAACAGGGCAGAGCTCGCTTCTTGATCGCCTTTCGTCACCCCAGTCCGGCAGACTCTTTTGCCCTAGCTCGGCTGCTGTGGGATCAGGTGCCTCACACGGCTAAAAGGATGGGGGTTCGTTTGGTTGAGCCAGTACACAGTCACTTTATCTATGACCGGGGCATTCCACTGTGGGCCGGGCAAGGCGTGGGCTGGCTCTATTCCCGCTTGGGAGGGACGCCGATTCAGCGAGGCAAGGTAGACCGCCAAGGCCTGCGCTCGGCCCGTGATCTATTTGCCAACGGCCAATTCCCTCTGGCAGCCGCTCCTGAGGGCGGCAACAACGGCCACAGTGAAATTGTCAGCCCTCTAGAGCCGGGAATCGCTCAGCTAGGCTTCTGGTGCGTGGAAGATATGCTCAAAGCCCAGCGGACAGAGCAGGTTTTTTTGCTGCCAGTGGGTATTGCTTACCGCTATTTAACGCCCCCTTGGGAGGCAGTAGAGCACCTGCTGACAACCCTAGAGCAGGAGAGCGGTGTGTCAGGCGCTACCTCGGCTCAGCAGGGTGCTGTCGCAAAGCGGCAACGATCACACTCTGTTGCTCTAGAGCCTATGCAGCAACTTTATCCACGCCTGTATCGGCTGGGCGAGCATTTGCTAGCCCTGATGGAGGCTTACTACCGAGATTTCTACGGCTATAGCTTTGAGGGGCAGCCAAAAGCCGCCCCTGAACTTCCTGAAGCTCAGGCCATGCTCACCGCCAGGCTCCAGACCCTACTGAACGCAGCCCTGCAGGTAGCAGAGTCTTACTTTCAGCTCACTGCAAGAGGAACGGTGATCGAGCGATGTCGACGAATTGAGCAGGCTGGCTGGGATCGAATCTACCGGGGTGAGTTAGCAGCGGGTCAGTCATTGTCGGCAGTTGAGCTGGGCCTAGCCGATAGAATTGCTGAGGAAGCCTGCCTACGAATGTGGCATATGCGGCTAGTCGAGAACTTTGTGGCGGTGACCGGCAACTACGTGCGAGAAAAAGCGACCGTTGAACGGTTTGCAGAAACGCTGTTGCTGCTGCGTGACACAATCTTCATGATTGAAGGAAAAAATCCCTTTCCCCGCCCCAGGCTAGCCGACCAGAAGGTGCTGCTGACGGTAGGCACCCCGCTTTTGGTGAGTAATCGCTGGCCTGCCTATCAGACCAGCCGACGTCAGGCCGTTTCTCAGCTTACTCAGGAACTGCAGATCGCGCTACAGTCCCTTATCCCTGCTAGTTGA
- a CDS encoding FHA domain-containing protein, with the protein MTLSPFSSSNPHRGTLTVPSLPRVRSHSQVLETLFCNFDFDLEQVSNTIDPILTAQSRCEITSLYIQGIISGSSAFLCTNINDEHAIHVTTKTSSWLVGQSARCAITIPHSEVSACHAAIGYQPDRGFFITDVGSSTGTWINRRQLEPHQRRTLYDGDLLELGSLQVEFFVEVFSPFLGSGIDETRF; encoded by the coding sequence ATGACTCTTTCCCCATTTTCCAGCAGCAATCCTCATAGAGGAACTCTCACTGTTCCCTCATTGCCGCGAGTGCGATCGCACTCACAGGTGTTAGAAACGCTCTTTTGCAACTTTGACTTTGACTTAGAGCAGGTTTCTAACACCATCGACCCAATTTTAACGGCACAGTCCCGGTGCGAAATTACCTCCCTCTATATTCAGGGAATTATTTCAGGCAGCAGCGCCTTCCTCTGCACCAATATTAACGATGAGCACGCTATCCACGTCACTACTAAGACATCTAGTTGGCTAGTCGGTCAGAGCGCCCGCTGTGCTATTACCATTCCCCATAGCGAAGTTTCTGCCTGCCATGCCGCCATTGGATACCAGCCTGACCGAGGCTTTTTCATCACCGATGTGGGCAGCAGCACCGGCACCTGGATTAATCGCCGCCAGCTAGAGCCTCATCAGCGGCGCACACTCTACGATGGCGACCTCCTCGAATTGGGCTCACTGCAAGTTGAGTTTTTTGTAGAAGTCTTTAGCCCCTTTCTAGGGTCTGGGATAGATGAAACCCGGTTCTAA
- the dprA gene encoding DNA-processing protein DprA codes for MANERAYWLAWSRLKGVGPVLQKRIYEHFGSLAIAWSAAAEALQQVDGLGPALVGSIVRQRSHLNPEALLATHEEQSPAFWTPTDLGYPALLLAIPDPPPLLYYRGRPELMAALEVGVGVGIVGTRNPSDYGRRWTRRLTCNLVKNGVIIVSGLAEGVDREAHLSTLETGGNTIAVLGTGVDVAYPWSNRALYDRIEQEGLLVSEYPNGTPPDRPHFPRRNRIIAGLSRAVLVTEAPLRSGALITARLANDYGREVYALPGSLDNARCLGCLGLINEGAHLVLEDETLLKGLGTLPATNGPASVLGPISLPAPDPALDPLLQQVLQAVTLEPVKVDHLAQQVPIPPGSLLGALVQLELLGLVVQLPGTQYRRC; via the coding sequence TTGGCAAACGAACGAGCCTACTGGCTAGCCTGGTCCCGGCTGAAAGGGGTTGGACCAGTGCTGCAGAAACGAATTTATGAGCATTTTGGTAGCCTTGCGATCGCATGGTCTGCGGCGGCAGAGGCCCTGCAGCAGGTAGATGGGTTAGGGCCAGCTCTGGTCGGCTCGATTGTGCGGCAGCGATCGCACCTCAACCCCGAGGCCCTGCTAGCAACTCACGAAGAACAGAGCCCCGCTTTTTGGACCCCTACCGATCTCGGATATCCCGCCCTGCTGCTGGCGATTCCCGATCCGCCGCCGCTGCTCTACTACCGGGGCCGACCAGAGCTGATGGCTGCCTTAGAAGTGGGAGTGGGGGTAGGCATTGTCGGCACGCGCAACCCATCAGACTACGGCAGGCGCTGGACCCGCAGGCTCACCTGCAACCTGGTTAAAAACGGCGTCATCATCGTCTCAGGGCTGGCGGAGGGCGTGGATCGAGAGGCCCACTTGAGCACTCTAGAGACGGGCGGCAACACAATCGCGGTTCTGGGCACTGGGGTAGACGTGGCCTATCCTTGGTCTAACCGTGCCCTCTACGACCGCATCGAGCAGGAAGGGTTGCTAGTGAGTGAATACCCCAACGGCACTCCTCCCGATCGGCCCCACTTCCCTCGCCGCAACCGCATTATCGCCGGTCTGAGCCGAGCTGTTTTGGTAACAGAAGCGCCCCTACGTTCGGGTGCCCTGATCACAGCGCGGCTGGCTAACGACTATGGCCGAGAAGTATATGCCTTACCGGGCTCGCTGGATAATGCCCGTTGTTTAGGCTGCCTGGGCCTGATTAATGAGGGAGCGCATCTGGTTTTGGAGGATGAAACGCTATTGAAAGGTCTGGGCACGCTACCTGCGACCAACGGGCCAGCCAGTGTGCTAGGGCCGATTTCGCTACCGGCCCCAGATCCGGCCCTAGATCCTTTGCTGCAGCAGGTTCTGCAGGCAGTTACGCTGGAGCCCGTGAAGGTTGATCACTTGGCCCAGCAGGTTCCAATTCCCCCTGGGAGTCTCCTAGGTGCCCTGGTGCAATTGGAACTACTGGGTCTTGTGGTGCAGCTGCCCGGTACTCAGTACCGGCGCTGCTAG
- a CDS encoding DUF2301 domain-containing membrane protein, giving the protein MVTGSVETAANQVSDVYEGQFGPFTLTAADRRSVLVYRAGLGVAALGFAAGVVLTLLGGDLHVVSWLYSLFWLALGVSLATIHIYLAPLHRALQIFWAIGGLASLWVAHRFDTPFAQTVYDQPLTILGVGFTFAALTGIFFKEGFCFGRLETKILTPLVPLLLLGHLTGMLPLPWEKGVLVTWAVCFAVFALRKAIQPIPPDIGDKSVFDYLKQQRTAVRA; this is encoded by the coding sequence ATGGTGACTGGATCTGTAGAAACGGCAGCAAATCAGGTGTCTGACGTGTATGAGGGACAGTTTGGCCCCTTCACGTTGACGGCTGCCGATCGGCGAAGCGTTCTGGTATATCGGGCTGGGCTGGGCGTGGCGGCTCTCGGTTTTGCCGCAGGCGTTGTTCTGACGCTTTTGGGTGGCGATCTTCACGTTGTTAGCTGGCTCTACAGCTTATTTTGGTTAGCCTTGGGCGTGAGCCTAGCGACTATTCACATCTACCTGGCCCCGCTCCACCGGGCTCTGCAGATTTTTTGGGCTATTGGCGGTCTCGCCTCGCTTTGGGTGGCTCACCGATTTGATACGCCTTTTGCCCAAACAGTTTACGACCAGCCGCTGACGATTTTGGGCGTGGGCTTTACCTTTGCTGCTCTGACCGGGATCTTCTTCAAAGAAGGCTTCTGCTTTGGGCGCTTGGAAACCAAGATCCTGACGCCATTGGTGCCGCTGTTGTTGCTGGGCCATCTAACGGGGATGTTGCCGTTGCCTTGGGAGAAGGGGGTGCTGGTAACCTGGGCAGTCTGCTTTGCGGTTTTTGCCCTGCGTAAGGCCATTCAGCCGATCCCACCTGATATTGGAGATAAGTCAGTTTTTGACTACCTAAAGCAGCAGCGAACTGCCGTTCGCGCCTAA
- a CDS encoding GAF domain-containing protein has product MNQHQSTPHPDASSLLTEPLTVPGSASESPLDLDNSKSTSQALDRDAAAEILPVLLPDLRPDCQQESLILNPILNAIADPLSVKDQQGRWCFLNQAYCGLMGYSQSELLGQSETVILSASEAEPFLQADRQVLATGQTYEQEVGFTDADGYQRVVLRKTSLMRSADGELLLLSTLQDITQRQEAERTLHRQSERNRLLAAIAQCLLQSFSPEQLLQTTVNAVRSFLQVDRVLFYSFDAETKGIVAESLGEDVPTLTNLPRKKACFIPEDITYYRPGRFQAIADVGAASLPTLHLNQLHHHRIQAYLVLPIFEGETLHGLICAHHCQSIRPWQDWEVETLNEVVAQIGNAVKQAKLIQQVHQLNAVLECQVTQRTQQLQTALEFEATLKRITDRVRDSLDQKQIMLTAVKEITEALGVKGSNTALYDLEQGTSTIYYEYNRSLPSYQGRVAQMEAFPEVYRQLLEGQYFQFCSKEPNPVRGQVTMLACPILDDRGVLGDLWLIKDKESGFNELEIRLVQQVANQCAIAIRQARLYQAAQTQVEELERLNRLKDDFLSTVSHELRTPVTSMRVALQLLGVTLNQEFDLNAELQKPKPEQTRLARYYLILQEECEREISLINDLLDLQRLDVGNHPIYPEAVVLPQWLPDLVNGFGERAKSRQQSLTLVLSEDLPMLKTDLASLERILAELLNNACKYTPPGEQICLEVISLPEVDMGQLSFRLTNTGTEIPAAEIPRIFDKFYRVPSADPWKQGGTGLGLALVQKLVMYLSGEIVVESQDQRTTFTVNLPTQLGPHPMSVLGH; this is encoded by the coding sequence ATGAACCAACATCAGTCAACGCCTCACCCAGATGCATCTTCTCTGCTGACTGAACCCTTGACGGTGCCTGGGTCGGCCAGCGAAAGTCCTCTCGACCTTGATAATTCCAAATCAACGAGTCAGGCTCTAGATCGAGACGCTGCGGCTGAAATACTGCCTGTGCTGCTGCCGGACCTGAGACCTGACTGTCAGCAGGAGTCTTTGATACTCAACCCCATTCTCAATGCGATCGCAGATCCCCTCTCTGTCAAAGATCAGCAGGGCCGCTGGTGCTTTCTCAATCAGGCTTATTGCGGGCTGATGGGCTATTCCCAGAGTGAGTTGCTGGGTCAGTCAGAGACAGTTATTCTTTCAGCTTCGGAAGCAGAGCCTTTTCTTCAGGCCGATAGACAGGTGCTAGCGACCGGACAGACCTATGAGCAGGAAGTTGGCTTCACTGACGCTGATGGTTATCAGCGTGTCGTGTTGCGGAAAACTTCGCTGATGCGCAGCGCCGACGGGGAACTGCTGCTGCTGAGCACGCTGCAGGATATTACCCAGCGCCAAGAGGCCGAACGCACGCTCCATCGTCAGTCCGAGCGCAACCGACTGCTGGCTGCGATCGCACAGTGCCTGCTGCAGTCCTTTAGCCCAGAGCAGCTGCTGCAGACTACGGTAAATGCGGTGCGCTCCTTTCTACAGGTAGACCGGGTGCTGTTCTACAGCTTTGATGCTGAAACCAAGGGGATTGTGGCTGAGTCACTCGGTGAGGACGTCCCTACCCTGACAAATCTGCCACGCAAAAAGGCATGTTTTATTCCAGAGGATATTACCTACTATCGCCCGGGTCGGTTTCAGGCCATTGCCGATGTTGGGGCGGCTAGTTTGCCCACGCTCCATCTCAATCAGCTCCACCACCACCGCATCCAGGCCTACCTAGTGCTGCCAATTTTTGAGGGAGAAACGCTGCACGGGCTGATTTGCGCCCATCATTGTCAGAGTATTCGCCCCTGGCAAGACTGGGAAGTTGAGACGTTGAACGAGGTGGTGGCCCAGATTGGGAATGCTGTGAAGCAGGCCAAGCTCATTCAGCAGGTGCATCAGCTCAATGCTGTCTTGGAGTGTCAGGTGACGCAACGCACCCAGCAGCTGCAAACGGCTCTGGAGTTTGAAGCAACCCTCAAGCGCATTACCGATCGGGTGCGCGACAGCCTCGATCAAAAGCAGATCATGCTGACGGCGGTTAAAGAGATCACGGAAGCCTTGGGCGTGAAGGGGTCGAATACAGCGCTTTACGACCTAGAGCAGGGCACCTCTACGATCTACTACGAATACAACCGCTCCTTGCCTTCTTACCAGGGCCGAGTGGCCCAGATGGAAGCTTTTCCTGAGGTCTATCGTCAGCTCTTAGAGGGGCAGTATTTTCAGTTTTGCTCAAAAGAGCCCAATCCGGTGCGGGGGCAGGTGACGATGCTGGCCTGTCCCATTTTGGATGATCGGGGAGTGCTGGGCGATCTCTGGCTGATTAAAGACAAAGAGAGCGGCTTTAACGAGCTAGAGATCCGGCTGGTGCAGCAAGTGGCTAACCAGTGTGCGATCGCAATTCGTCAGGCCCGCCTGTACCAGGCAGCTCAGACCCAGGTAGAGGAGCTAGAGCGGCTCAATCGCCTCAAAGATGATTTTCTCAGTACTGTCTCCCACGAACTGCGAACGCCTGTAACCAGCATGCGGGTAGCCCTGCAGCTTCTAGGCGTCACCCTAAACCAGGAGTTTGACCTCAATGCAGAACTACAAAAGCCCAAGCCAGAGCAGACTCGCCTAGCCCGCTACTACCTGATTTTGCAGGAAGAGTGCGAGCGAGAAATCAGCCTGATCAATGACCTGCTGGATCTGCAGCGGCTTGATGTGGGCAACCACCCGATTTACCCCGAAGCAGTGGTGCTGCCGCAGTGGCTACCGGATCTGGTCAATGGGTTTGGAGAAAGGGCCAAGAGCCGTCAGCAGTCCCTTACCCTAGTGCTGTCCGAGGATTTGCCCATGCTCAAGACCGACTTGGCCAGTCTTGAGAGAATTCTGGCCGAATTGCTCAACAATGCCTGTAAATATACGCCGCCCGGTGAGCAGATCTGCCTTGAGGTGATTTCCTTGCCTGAAGTCGATATGGGGCAATTGAGTTTTCGGCTAACGAATACCGGCACCGAAATCCCGGCCGCTGAAATACCGCGAATCTTCGATAAGTTTTACCGAGTGCCCAGCGCCGACCCCTGGAAACAGGGCGGTACGGGCCTAGGTCTGGCCCTAGTCCAAAAGCTGGTGATGTATCTAAGCGGCGAGATCGTAGTCGAAAGCCAAGACCAAAGAACCACATTTACCGTCAATCTACCGACTCAGCTCGGCCCTCATCCAATGAGCGTACTGGGCCACTAG
- a CDS encoding sugar ABC transporter permease — MVDRRQTDVTKDARVAWLLLAPALLLLGIFVLWPIAYLVGLSFTTGSFTRSGLQWVGLSNYLRLAIDADFWQVVVNTLYFTLATVVPSLVIPLGLAVLLNQSMALRGLLRTAYFIPSVTSLVAVGLGFRWLFQTDGPVNSLLLSWGGEPVPWLSSTTWAMPVIILLSAWKQLGFNLVVFLAGLQTIPVNRYEASELDGADPWQQFWFITLPGLRPTLLFAMVTTAIFTLRSFEQIYVITGGGPLNTTNILVYYIYQQAFTQFDFGYAAAAATLLLGLALILVYLQLKGWHED; from the coding sequence ATGGTAGACCGACGCCAGACTGACGTAACGAAGGATGCGCGGGTGGCCTGGCTGCTGCTGGCTCCAGCGCTGTTGCTGCTAGGTATTTTCGTGCTGTGGCCGATTGCCTATCTGGTAGGTTTGAGCTTTACGACAGGTAGCTTTACTCGCTCAGGGCTGCAGTGGGTGGGGCTAAGCAACTATTTGAGGCTGGCGATAGACGCTGACTTTTGGCAGGTAGTTGTCAACACGCTCTACTTCACGCTGGCAACGGTAGTGCCTAGCCTGGTGATTCCCCTAGGATTGGCGGTGCTGCTAAATCAGAGCATGGCCCTGCGGGGGCTGCTGCGAACGGCCTATTTTATTCCGTCGGTTACGTCGCTGGTGGCTGTTGGGCTGGGGTTTCGCTGGCTATTTCAAACCGATGGACCAGTGAACAGTTTGCTGTTGAGCTGGGGCGGGGAACCAGTGCCTTGGCTCAGCAGCACCACTTGGGCCATGCCTGTGATTATCCTTTTGAGTGCCTGGAAGCAGCTAGGGTTTAACCTAGTCGTGTTTTTAGCGGGGCTGCAAACAATTCCAGTGAACCGGTATGAAGCTTCTGAACTAGATGGAGCCGATCCCTGGCAGCAGTTTTGGTTTATTACTCTGCCAGGTTTGCGGCCTACTCTACTGTTTGCAATGGTGACGACGGCTATTTTTACTCTGAGGAGCTTTGAGCAGATTTATGTGATTACCGGTGGTGGGCCGCTCAATACCACTAATATTTTGGTCTACTACATCTATCAGCAGGCGTTTACCCAGTTTGACTTTGGCTACGCAGCGGCGGCTGCAACGCTCCTGCTGGGCTTAGCGTTGATTCTGGTTTACCTACAGTTGAAAGGCTGGCACGAAGACTAG
- a CDS encoding NADPH:quinone reductase codes for MKAIRVHQFGGPEVMELEDVPTPKLEAGQVLVRVEAAGVNPVDTYIRAGSYARRPELPFTPGIDGAGTVAGVGTGVSGIEVGARVYGGWPSSGTYAEMAIYPAEQIYPLPPQISFQQGAGIFVPYSTAHRALFSKGQAQSGETVLVHGATGSVGLAATQLAVAAGMRVLGTGGTPEGRSLVLDQGASQVFDHHSPDYPAEILAATAGRGVDVILEMLANVNLEQDLNLVASYGRIVVIGSRGSLEINPRAVMSKESIVTGLTLFNTRPEDLTQIQKALQIGLQDGTLRPVINREFSLAEANQAHRWLLQPGAQGNLVLIL; via the coding sequence ATGAAAGCAATCCGGGTGCATCAGTTTGGTGGCCCTGAGGTGATGGAGTTGGAAGACGTTCCCACTCCCAAACTAGAAGCGGGTCAGGTGCTCGTTCGAGTTGAGGCAGCCGGAGTCAATCCTGTAGACACTTACATTCGGGCCGGCAGCTATGCCCGCAGGCCAGAGCTGCCGTTTACACCCGGTATCGACGGCGCTGGAACGGTAGCTGGTGTAGGCACAGGGGTTAGCGGCATTGAGGTCGGAGCGCGGGTTTATGGCGGTTGGCCCAGTAGCGGCACCTATGCGGAAATGGCGATCTATCCTGCAGAGCAAATCTATCCCCTGCCGCCGCAGATTTCCTTTCAGCAGGGCGCAGGGATCTTTGTGCCCTACTCTACCGCTCACCGCGCCCTGTTTTCTAAGGGGCAGGCTCAGTCGGGAGAGACCGTCTTGGTGCATGGAGCCACGGGCAGCGTAGGGCTGGCCGCAACTCAGCTAGCCGTCGCTGCTGGAATGCGGGTGCTCGGTACCGGAGGCACTCCCGAAGGTCGCAGCCTGGTTTTGGATCAGGGGGCCAGCCAGGTTTTTGATCATCACAGTCCAGATTATCCGGCCGAAATTTTAGCTGCCACTGCAGGCCGAGGGGTGGACGTAATTCTAGAGATGCTGGCTAATGTCAACCTGGAGCAAGATCTGAATCTAGTCGCCTCCTATGGTCGAATTGTGGTGATCGGCAGCCGAGGCTCCCTCGAAATCAACCCAAGAGCGGTCATGAGCAAGGAGTCAATTGTGACGGGGCTGACCCTGTTTAATACCCGCCCAGAAGACTTAACCCAAATTCAGAAAGCCCTCCAAATCGGCTTGCAGGACGGCACTTTGAGGCCCGTTATCAATCGAGAGTTTTCTTTGGCAGAGGCCAATCAGGCGCACCGCTGGTTACTTCAGCCGGGAGCACAGGGGAATCTGGTCTTAATACTCTAG
- a CDS encoding TPM domain-containing protein: protein MKIPYLSIAAMLRPVLILIVTLVAAFGFFGAPANAIATYQLPTVAAGDTTWIVDDANLISRLNEGKISDRLSKLAKETGSEVRLVTIHHFDYGETAQSFTDQLFEQWFPNAEAQANQTLLVLDEVSKTVGIRVGPIVGEQLTPDIATSVAQETVLVPLLEGDKYNESFLEATDRLIAVLSGQPDPGPPAFDDAYDAESTFASAQETTENRSNYTVIVVVLLLLATVIPMATYFFYVGFGN from the coding sequence ATGAAGATTCCCTATTTATCTATTGCTGCTATGCTGCGGCCCGTTCTCATTCTTATAGTTACCCTTGTAGCCGCCTTTGGCTTTTTTGGAGCGCCCGCTAACGCGATCGCAACCTATCAGTTGCCTACGGTCGCAGCTGGAGACACCACCTGGATTGTGGATGACGCCAATTTGATCAGCCGCCTGAACGAGGGCAAGATTAGCGATCGCTTAAGCAAACTTGCTAAAGAAACCGGCAGCGAAGTTCGCCTAGTCACCATCCACCATTTTGACTATGGCGAAACTGCTCAGAGCTTTACAGACCAACTATTTGAGCAGTGGTTTCCTAATGCCGAGGCGCAGGCTAATCAAACTTTGCTGGTGCTCGATGAGGTCAGCAAGACCGTCGGTATTCGAGTAGGTCCAATCGTTGGGGAGCAACTCACCCCTGATATTGCCACTAGCGTGGCTCAGGAAACGGTGCTGGTACCGCTGCTGGAGGGAGACAAGTATAACGAGTCTTTTTTAGAGGCCACAGACCGACTGATAGCGGTGCTCTCGGGGCAGCCTGATCCTGGTCCCCCGGCTTTTGATGATGCCTATGACGCAGAGAGCACCTTTGCCAGCGCCCAAGAAACCACCGAAAACCGCAGTAACTACACGGTAATCGTTGTCGTGCTGCTGCTGCTGGCGACGGTGATTCCGATGGCGACGTATTTCTTTTATGTGGGGTTTGGCAACTAG